In one Pseudomonas sp. Bout1 genomic region, the following are encoded:
- a CDS encoding DUF2790 domain-containing protein — protein sequence MKFMNIITFAGALTLSSLVLAEGGGDKAFEKMMAANAKAMEQYAISHGKSAPVSKEYEYGMKVDVVKVISVVRPAKVCAVVPAAMTYEDSKGQLNTIRYTVAGECRKRGG from the coding sequence ATGAAGTTCATGAATATTATTACTTTCGCTGGAGCTCTGACGTTATCCTCTCTCGTACTGGCGGAAGGGGGAGGAGACAAAGCCTTTGAAAAGATGATGGCGGCGAATGCTAAAGCCATGGAGCAGTATGCAATTAGCCATGGGAAAAGCGCCCCTGTGTCGAAAGAATACGAGTACGGGATGAAGGTGGATGTTGTGAAGGTTATCAGTGTGGTGCGGCCTGCAAAAGTCTGCGCAGTGGTGCCCGCCGCAATGACCTATGAAGATTCAAAAGGACAGCTAAATACAATTAGGTACACTGTGGCTGGAGAGTGTCGTAAACGAGGCGGCTAG
- a CDS encoding CusA/CzcA family heavy metal efflux RND transporter translates to MFERLIQFAIEQRIIVLLAVLLMAGLGIASYQKLPIDAVPDITNVQVQINTGAAGFSPLETEQRITFPIETAMAGLPALEQTRSLSRSGLSQVTVIFKEGTDLFFARQLVNERLQVAKEQLPEGVEAVMGPISTGLGEIFLWTVEAEEGAVKEDGSPYTPTDLRVIQDWIIKPQLRNVPGVAEINTIGGFAKEYQIAPDPKRLAAYKLTLTDLVTALERNNANVGAGYIEHSGEQLLIRAPGQVATTEDIANIVMANVDGTPIRVKNVATVDIGRELRTGAATENGREVVLGTVFMLIGENSRTVAQAVASKLEQINRSLPKGVVAVTVYDRTNLVDKAIATVKKNLIEGAILVIAILFLFLGNIRAALITAMVIPLAMLFTFTGMFTNKVSANLMSLGALDFGIIVDGAVVIVENAIRRLAHAQQHHGRILTRSERFHEVFAAAKEARRPLIFGQLIIMVVYLPIFALTGVEGKMFHPMAFTVVIALLGAMLLSVTFVPAAIAMFVTGKVKEEENFIMRGARRVYAPALEWVMGHRSMAFAIALAVIAVCGVVASRMGSEFVPSLSEGDFALQALRVPGTSLTQSVEMQQRLERLVLAKVPEVKRMFARTGTAEIASDPMPPNISDSYVMLKPKNQWPDPNKSREALVADIQKAAAGMPGSNYELSQPIQLRFNELISGVRSDVAVKVFGDDMAVLNSTAAKIAASMQKINGASEVKVEQTSGLPVLTINIDRDKAARYGLNVGDVQDTIAVAVGGRQAGTMYEGDRRFDMVVRLSDAMRKDLEGLSTLLIPVPALLNTNADQIGFIALSEVASLDLVLGPNQVSRENGKRLVIVSANVRGRDIGSFVQEASSAIDKEVQIPAGYWTNWGGQFEQLQSAAKRLQIVVPVALLLVFALLFMMFNNLKDGLLVFTGIPFALTGGVMALWLRDIPLSISAGVGFIALSGVAVLNGLVMIAFIRNLREEGHSLSSAINEGALTRLRPVLMTALVASLGFIPMALATGTGAEVQRPLATVVIGGILSSTALTLLILPALYQWAHRRDEDEDEDDKIEAV, encoded by the coding sequence ATGTTCGAACGCCTGATCCAATTTGCCATCGAGCAGCGCATCATCGTGCTGCTCGCGGTTCTCCTCATGGCCGGCCTCGGTATAGCCAGCTACCAGAAGCTGCCGATCGACGCCGTTCCCGATATCACCAACGTCCAGGTGCAAATCAACACAGGGGCAGCAGGTTTTTCACCACTGGAAACCGAGCAGCGCATCACGTTTCCCATCGAAACTGCAATGGCTGGTTTGCCGGCTCTAGAACAAACTCGCTCGCTGTCACGCTCGGGTTTGTCGCAAGTCACAGTGATCTTCAAGGAAGGCACTGACCTGTTCTTCGCCCGACAATTGGTCAACGAACGGTTGCAGGTGGCCAAGGAGCAACTACCCGAGGGGGTGGAAGCCGTCATGGGGCCGATCTCAACCGGTCTGGGTGAAATTTTCCTGTGGACGGTCGAGGCTGAAGAAGGTGCCGTCAAGGAGGACGGCAGTCCCTATACGCCGACCGACCTGAGGGTGATCCAAGACTGGATCATCAAGCCTCAGCTGCGCAATGTTCCCGGGGTCGCCGAAATCAATACCATTGGCGGGTTCGCCAAGGAGTACCAGATTGCACCCGATCCAAAACGCTTGGCGGCTTACAAGCTTACGCTGACTGACCTTGTTACAGCGCTGGAGCGCAACAACGCCAACGTCGGTGCCGGTTATATCGAGCACAGTGGCGAACAGTTACTGATTCGCGCACCTGGCCAAGTAGCGACCACCGAAGATATCGCCAATATCGTCATGGCCAACGTCGACGGTACGCCCATCCGTGTCAAGAACGTCGCAACCGTGGACATCGGCCGTGAATTGCGCACGGGGGCAGCGACCGAAAACGGTCGTGAAGTGGTGCTCGGCACAGTGTTCATGCTGATCGGTGAGAATAGCCGCACCGTGGCCCAAGCCGTTGCTAGCAAGCTTGAGCAAATCAACCGCTCACTGCCAAAAGGGGTGGTGGCAGTCACCGTCTATGACCGTACCAATTTGGTGGACAAGGCAATTGCCACCGTTAAGAAGAACTTGATTGAAGGTGCGATCCTGGTGATCGCGATTCTGTTCCTGTTCCTTGGCAACATTCGCGCGGCTCTGATTACTGCCATGGTGATCCCGCTCGCGATGCTATTCACATTCACTGGCATGTTTACCAACAAGGTCAGCGCCAACCTGATGAGCCTCGGAGCGTTGGACTTTGGCATCATCGTTGATGGCGCGGTGGTCATTGTCGAAAACGCCATCCGTCGTCTGGCCCATGCACAGCAACACCACGGACGCATCCTCACCCGCTCCGAACGCTTTCACGAAGTGTTCGCGGCGGCCAAGGAAGCACGCCGACCGCTGATTTTCGGCCAGTTGATCATCATGGTCGTGTACCTACCGATTTTTGCCCTCACCGGCGTCGAAGGAAAAATGTTTCACCCGATGGCGTTTACTGTGGTGATTGCCTTGCTCGGCGCGATGCTGTTGTCGGTGACCTTTGTCCCGGCGGCGATTGCGATGTTCGTCACCGGTAAGGTCAAGGAAGAAGAGAACTTCATCATGCGTGGCGCCCGTCGGGTGTATGCGCCAGCGCTAGAATGGGTCATGGGCCATCGATCAATGGCATTCGCCATAGCACTAGCCGTTATCGCGGTGTGCGGTGTGGTCGCCAGTCGAATGGGCAGCGAGTTTGTGCCGAGCCTCAGTGAAGGGGATTTCGCGTTGCAAGCACTGCGTGTACCAGGTACCAGCCTGACGCAATCGGTAGAAATGCAGCAACGTCTGGAAAGACTTGTGTTAGCAAAGGTACCGGAGGTCAAGCGGATGTTTGCTCGTACTGGTACAGCAGAAATTGCCTCAGACCCAATGCCACCAAACATCTCTGACAGCTACGTGATGCTCAAGCCGAAGAATCAATGGCCTGATCCGAATAAATCCAGAGAGGCGTTGGTAGCTGATATCCAAAAAGCTGCAGCCGGAATGCCCGGAAGCAACTATGAGCTTTCTCAGCCTATTCAATTGCGTTTTAACGAGCTGATTTCAGGCGTGCGCAGTGATGTGGCGGTCAAGGTCTTCGGTGATGACATGGCGGTGCTTAACAGCACCGCTGCAAAAATTGCCGCGTCCATGCAGAAGATCAATGGTGCCTCCGAGGTCAAAGTCGAGCAAACGTCGGGACTGCCGGTACTGACCATCAACATCGATCGTGACAAAGCCGCCCGTTACGGACTGAACGTTGGCGACGTACAAGACACCATTGCGGTGGCGGTCGGTGGTCGTCAAGCCGGTACGATGTATGAGGGAGACCGCCGATTCGACATGGTGGTGCGTTTATCCGACGCCATGCGTAAGGATCTCGAGGGATTGTCCACACTGCTAATCCCGGTACCGGCGCTGCTTAACACCAATGCCGATCAGATCGGGTTTATTGCTCTTTCAGAGGTGGCTAGCCTCGATCTAGTGTTGGGACCTAACCAGGTCAGTCGTGAAAACGGCAAACGTCTGGTGATCGTCAGCGCCAACGTGCGTGGGCGTGATATCGGCTCATTTGTACAGGAGGCCAGTAGCGCCATTGATAAAGAAGTGCAGATCCCGGCCGGTTACTGGACCAACTGGGGAGGACAGTTCGAGCAGCTCCAATCCGCTGCCAAGCGACTACAGATTGTAGTCCCGGTGGCCCTGCTCTTGGTGTTCGCACTCTTGTTCATGATGTTCAACAACCTCAAGGATGGCCTATTGGTGTTCACCGGTATTCCATTCGCGTTGACGGGGGGAGTCATGGCTTTATGGCTCCGAGACATACCGCTGTCGATCTCGGCAGGTGTTGGTTTCATCGCGTTGTCGGGCGTGGCGGTGCTGAATGGTCTGGTGATGATTGCGTTCATCCGCAATCTTCGGGAGGAAGGACATTCGTTGAGTTCCGCAATCAATGAAGGGGCTCTTACCCGGTTGCGCCCAGTGTTGATGACAGCTCTGGTGGCCTCTCTTGGCTTTATTCCGATGGCACTGGCCACCGGAACGGGGGCAGAGGTCCAGAGACCCCTGGCTACCGTGGTGATCGGGGGCATCCTATCCTCAACTGCGTTGACCCTGCTGATATTGCCTGCGCTTTATCAATGGGCGCACCGCCGAGACGAAGACGAAGACGAAGACGATAAAATAGAAGCCGTATAA
- a CDS encoding efflux RND transporter periplasmic adaptor subunit has product MDKKLILVTALTLTVGIGIGSLWMGSPSVPSAEAQAQAQEGKGHDDHGDETTGKKSAEGEHAEGEAEEGHLTLSEEQISSAGIQLVEAKAQSISLSLPFPGEIRFDEDRTAHVVPRVPGVVESVHVNLGQPVKKGQLLAVIASQQISDQRSEQAAAQRRLELARTTYEREQQLWQDKISAEQDFLQARQALQEAEIALSNARQKISVLSGSSVTSGGNRYELRAPFDGVVVEKHLGLGEVVSETTNAFTLSDLSRVWVTFGVSPKDLNKVLVGKSVTVSASELNAEVTGTVAYVGSLLGEQTRTATVRVTLANPQGAWRPGLFVTVQVDTDTRQTKVAVPEAAIQTVEDKQTVFVRTDNGFKAQPVETGGRSAGLVEITEGLEPGVQVAAAGSFILKSELGKASAEHAH; this is encoded by the coding sequence ATGGATAAAAAACTAATTCTCGTCACTGCACTGACCTTGACGGTGGGTATAGGCATCGGCTCGTTGTGGATGGGCAGCCCATCGGTGCCCTCAGCCGAGGCTCAGGCTCAGGCTCAGGAGGGCAAAGGCCATGACGATCACGGCGATGAAACTACTGGCAAAAAATCGGCCGAGGGCGAACACGCCGAAGGCGAAGCGGAAGAAGGTCACTTGACTCTGAGCGAAGAGCAGATCAGCTCAGCCGGCATCCAGTTGGTCGAAGCCAAGGCGCAGAGTATTAGCCTTTCATTGCCCTTTCCTGGAGAAATCCGTTTTGATGAAGACCGCACTGCGCATGTGGTGCCCCGCGTACCCGGTGTCGTTGAGTCGGTCCATGTCAATCTTGGTCAGCCGGTGAAAAAAGGCCAGTTGCTGGCCGTGATCGCCAGCCAACAAATTTCTGATCAACGTAGTGAACAAGCCGCGGCGCAACGTCGTCTTGAGTTGGCCCGTACTACCTACGAGCGAGAGCAACAGTTATGGCAGGACAAAATCTCTGCCGAACAGGATTTCCTGCAAGCCCGCCAGGCTTTGCAAGAAGCCGAAATCGCCCTCAGCAATGCTCGACAAAAAATCAGCGTACTCAGTGGCAGCTCGGTCACCAGCGGGGGTAACCGATATGAATTGCGTGCGCCGTTTGACGGGGTTGTCGTTGAGAAACACTTGGGCCTCGGTGAGGTTGTCAGCGAAACCACTAATGCCTTCACCCTCTCCGACTTGTCGCGTGTGTGGGTGACCTTTGGTGTCTCGCCAAAGGATTTAAACAAGGTACTGGTGGGCAAGTCGGTCACGGTCAGTGCGTCGGAACTGAATGCCGAAGTCACTGGAACCGTGGCCTATGTCGGCAGTTTGTTGGGCGAGCAAACTCGTACAGCCACGGTCCGCGTGACCTTGGCCAATCCACAAGGTGCATGGCGTCCCGGGCTATTCGTGACCGTGCAGGTTGACACTGATACTCGGCAAACAAAGGTCGCAGTACCAGAAGCGGCTATCCAGACAGTCGAGGACAAGCAAACTGTTTTCGTTCGAACGGACAACGGGTTTAAAGCTCAGCCAGTGGAGACAGGTGGCCGTTCGGCGGGTCTGGTCGAGATCACGGAGGGCCTGGAGCCCGGTGTTCAAGTCGCCGCTGCCGGCAGTTTCATTCTGAAATCAGAACTGGGTAAAGCCTCGGCTGAACACGCCCACTGA
- a CDS encoding co-regulatory protein PtrA N-terminal domain-containing protein, translated as MKIAQICALAGALILSSVALAEGGGDRTFEKMMAARDVAMEAYVAREGKSVPVVSSDAKDETGKM; from the coding sequence ATGAAAATTGCTCAAATCTGCGCTCTTGCGGGTGCTTTAATCCTTTCTTCAGTTGCTTTAGCCGAAGGTGGGGGGGACAGAACCTTCGAAAAAATGATGGCGGCGCGAGATGTGGCAATGGAGGCATATGTTGCTAGAGAAGGGAAGAGCGTTCCCGTGGTGTCAAGTGATGCTAAAGATGAGACAGGTAAAATGTAG